One window from the genome of Enterobacter pseudoroggenkampii encodes:
- a CDS encoding non-oxidative hydroxyarylic acid decarboxylases subunit D — MICPRCADEHIEVMATSPVKGVWTVYQCQHCLYTWRDTEPLRRTSREHYPEAFRMTQKDIDEAPQVPTIPPLL; from the coding sequence ATGATTTGTCCACGTTGTGCCGATGAGCATATTGAAGTGATGGCGACGTCGCCGGTAAAAGGGGTCTGGACCGTTTACCAGTGCCAGCATTGTTTGTATACCTGGCGCGACACTGAACCGTTGCGTCGTACCAGCCGTGAGCATTATCCGGAAGCGTTCCGCATGACGCAGAAGGATATTGATGAGGCGCCTCAGGTGCCGACGATCCCGCCGCTGTTGTAA
- a CDS encoding non-oxidative hydroxyarylic acid decarboxylases subunit C, translating into MAFDDLRSFLQALDEQGQLLKIEEEVNAEPDLAAAANATGRIGDGAPALWFDNIRGFTDARVVMNTIGSWQNHAISMGLPANTPVKKQIDEFIRRWDKFPVTPERRANPAWAQNTVDGEDINLFDILPLFRLNDGDGGFYLDKACVVSRDPLDPDHFGKQNVGIYRMEVKGKRKLGLQPVPMHDIALHLHKAEERGEDLPIAITLGNDPIITLMGATPLKYDQSEYEMAGALRESPYPIATAPLTGFDVPWGSEVILEGVIEGRKREIEGPFGEFTGHYSGGRNMTVVRIDKVSYRTKPIFESLYLGMPWTEIDYLMGPATCVPLYQQLKAEFPEVQAVNAMYTHGLLAIISTKKRYGGFARAVGLRAMTTPHGLGYVKMVIVVDEDVDPFNLPQVMWALSSKVNPAGDLVQLPNMSVLELDPGSSPAGITDKLIIDATTPVAPDTRGHYSQPVQDLPETKAWAEKLTAMLAARQ; encoded by the coding sequence ATGGCATTTGATGATTTGAGAAGCTTCCTCCAGGCGCTCGATGAGCAAGGGCAACTGCTGAAAATTGAGGAAGAGGTAAACGCTGAGCCCGATCTGGCAGCGGCAGCCAACGCGACCGGCCGCATTGGCGACGGCGCGCCCGCGCTGTGGTTCGACAACATTCGTGGCTTTACCGATGCCCGCGTGGTGATGAACACCATCGGCTCCTGGCAGAACCACGCCATTTCGATGGGGCTGCCGGCGAACACTCCGGTAAAAAAACAGATCGACGAGTTTATCCGCCGCTGGGATAAATTCCCCGTCACACCGGAGCGCCGCGCTAACCCGGCCTGGGCGCAGAATACGGTGGACGGTGAAGACATCAACCTGTTCGATATTCTACCGCTGTTCCGTCTGAACGACGGTGACGGGGGCTTTTATCTCGATAAAGCGTGTGTCGTCTCGCGCGATCCGCTTGACCCGGATCACTTCGGCAAGCAAAACGTCGGGATCTACCGCATGGAAGTGAAGGGCAAGCGCAAGCTCGGCCTGCAGCCGGTACCGATGCACGATATCGCTCTGCATCTGCACAAAGCGGAAGAGCGCGGCGAAGACCTGCCGATTGCGATTACCCTCGGCAACGACCCGATCATCACCCTGATGGGCGCCACGCCGCTGAAATACGATCAGTCCGAGTATGAAATGGCCGGCGCGCTGCGTGAAAGCCCGTACCCTATTGCCACCGCGCCGCTGACCGGCTTCGACGTGCCGTGGGGTTCTGAAGTGATCCTGGAAGGGGTGATTGAGGGCCGCAAGCGTGAAATCGAAGGGCCTTTCGGCGAGTTTACCGGGCACTACTCCGGTGGCCGTAACATGACGGTTGTCCGTATCGACAAAGTCTCTTACCGCACCAAACCGATTTTCGAATCCCTTTACCTTGGCATGCCGTGGACCGAGATCGACTATCTGATGGGACCGGCTACCTGCGTGCCGCTCTACCAGCAGCTGAAAGCAGAATTCCCGGAAGTGCAGGCGGTTAACGCGATGTACACCCACGGTCTGCTGGCGATTATCTCCACCAAAAAACGTTACGGCGGTTTTGCCCGCGCGGTCGGCTTGCGCGCCATGACCACGCCGCACGGTCTGGGCTACGTGAAGATGGTGATCGTGGTGGATGAGGATGTCGATCCGTTCAACCTCCCGCAGGTGATGTGGGCGCTGTCATCGAAAGTGAATCCTGCAGGGGATTTGGTGCAACTGCCGAACATGTCGGTGCTGGAACTGGATCCTGGATCCAGCCCGGCGGGCATTACCGACAAACTGATTATCGATGCCACTACGCCTGTCGCACCGGACACCCGTGGCCACTATAGCCAGCCGGTACAGGATCTCCCAGAAACCAAAGCCTGGGCCGAAAAACTGACCGCGATGCTGGCAGCACGCCAATAA
- a CDS encoding non-oxidative hydroxyarylic acid decarboxylases subunit B produces the protein MRLIVGMTGATGAPLGVALLQALRDMPEVETHLVMSKWAKTTIELETPYTAQDVAALADVVHSPADQAATISSGSFRTDGMIVIPCSMKTLAGIRAGYAEGLVGRAADVVLKEGRKLVLVPRETPLSTIHLENMLALSRMGVAMVPPMPAYYNHPQTADDITQHIVTRVLDQFGLEHKKARRWNGLREAKHFSQENKDGI, from the coding sequence ATGAGATTGATAGTAGGAATGACGGGAGCAACGGGCGCGCCGCTGGGTGTGGCTTTATTGCAGGCACTGCGTGACATGCCGGAGGTGGAAACCCATCTGGTGATGTCTAAGTGGGCAAAAACCACCATTGAGCTGGAAACGCCTTACACCGCGCAGGACGTCGCTGCGCTGGCTGACGTTGTCCACAGCCCGGCTGACCAGGCCGCCACTATCTCTTCCGGCTCGTTTCGCACCGACGGCATGATCGTCATTCCCTGCAGCATGAAAACGCTGGCGGGTATCCGCGCGGGTTACGCCGAAGGGCTGGTGGGACGTGCGGCGGATGTGGTGTTGAAAGAGGGGCGCAAGCTGGTGCTGGTTCCCCGTGAAACGCCGCTCAGCACCATTCATCTTGAGAACATGCTTGCGCTCTCCCGCATGGGCGTGGCGATGGTGCCGCCTATGCCTGCGTATTACAACCACCCTCAGACCGCAGATGACATTACCCAGCATATTGTGACCCGCGTGCTCGACCAGTTCGGTCTGGAGCATAAAAAGGCGCGACGCTGGAACGGGCTGCGGGAGGCGAAACATTTTTCACAGGAGAATAAAGATGGCATTTGA
- a CDS encoding MarR family winged helix-turn-helix transcriptional regulator, giving the protein MELRQEAFHLLRQLFQQHTAQWQHALPELTKPQYAVMRSIAEHPGIEQVALTEVAVSTKATLAEMLSRMEARGLVKREHDPADKRRRFVFLTPEGEALLADCKPVGNEVDEAFLGRLSKAEREQFSALIKKMMHD; this is encoded by the coding sequence ATGGAACTAAGACAAGAGGCGTTCCACCTGTTACGTCAGCTTTTTCAACAGCATACCGCGCAGTGGCAACATGCCTTGCCGGAACTGACCAAGCCACAGTATGCGGTGATGCGCTCCATTGCCGAGCATCCAGGCATTGAACAGGTGGCATTGACTGAAGTCGCGGTCAGCACGAAAGCGACCCTGGCGGAGATGCTCAGCCGCATGGAGGCGCGTGGTCTGGTCAAACGCGAGCACGACCCTGCGGATAAGCGCCGTCGCTTTGTCTTCCTGACGCCAGAAGGGGAAGCCCTGCTTGCAGACTGCAAGCCGGTAGGCAATGAAGTTGATGAGGCCTTTTTAGGCCGTCTAAGCAAGGCCGAACGGGAGCAGTTCTCGGCGCTCATCAAAAAGATGATGCACGATTAA
- a CDS encoding LysR family transcriptional regulator has translation MINLQRTQMFVAVADTGSFTAAAEAMGLTKAVVSFNIRQLEDELGVTLLLRSTRRLTLTEAGALFHQRSVALLKDAERLQEDVRANHAGLTGELRITTTPEYGSRVVVPLLARFSQQHPDLRVRHASSSLHADLISERFDVAIRLGTLADSRNHAALISHFSILPVATPGWLVNHPIETLAQLAQADWIIHERLASPLRWQVRDASGAPEILEIKQAPRLFADSAQALMAFALAGGGVALLPEWLVRGALDAGKLAPVLPEYTFARQGIYAVYPDARHVSAKVRTFIDFMRTSVN, from the coding sequence ATGATTAACCTGCAGCGGACGCAGATGTTTGTCGCGGTGGCCGACACCGGCAGTTTTACGGCGGCCGCCGAGGCGATGGGGCTGACAAAAGCGGTCGTTAGCTTCAATATTCGCCAGCTTGAAGATGAGCTGGGCGTTACGCTGCTGCTGCGCTCCACCCGTCGACTGACGTTAACCGAGGCGGGCGCGCTTTTTCATCAGCGCAGCGTGGCGCTTCTGAAGGACGCCGAACGGCTGCAGGAAGATGTCCGCGCGAACCATGCGGGGCTTACTGGCGAACTGCGGATCACCACTACGCCCGAGTATGGCTCCCGGGTGGTGGTGCCGCTGCTGGCCAGGTTTAGCCAGCAGCACCCGGATCTTCGCGTACGACATGCTTCGTCGTCCCTGCACGCCGACCTTATCTCGGAGCGCTTTGACGTGGCCATCCGGCTGGGAACGCTTGCCGATTCGCGCAACCACGCCGCGCTGATTTCGCACTTTTCTATTCTCCCTGTGGCGACGCCCGGGTGGCTCGTTAACCATCCGATAGAAACGCTTGCGCAGCTGGCGCAAGCCGACTGGATCATCCACGAGCGCCTGGCCTCGCCGCTGCGCTGGCAGGTGAGAGATGCCAGCGGTGCGCCTGAAATACTGGAGATAAAACAAGCGCCGCGCCTGTTTGCCGACAGCGCTCAGGCCCTTATGGCTTTTGCGCTCGCAGGCGGTGGGGTGGCGTTACTGCCGGAATGGCTGGTACGCGGTGCGCTTGATGCGGGAAAACTGGCCCCGGTATTACCGGAATATACCTTTGCGCGGCAGGGTATCTATGCGGTGTATCCTGATGCCCGGCATGTGTCAGCGAAAGTGCGCACCTTTATCGATTTTATGCGCACCAGCGTGAATTAA
- a CDS encoding MFS transporter: protein MTYRSKVAVVYLLGFFLDLINMFIASVAFPAMAHAFNATPSALTWVSNGYIAGLTLVIPFSSVLTRRIGPKRVILLSLFLFSAASAAAGLSATLESLIAWRMIQGVGGGLLIPVGQALTWQQYKPHERARLSSAVMLVALLAPACSPAVGGVLVQTLGWRWIFFATLPVAIVTFVLACLWLKHEKPTMKAARLLNLPLLTDPLLRFSMLVYLCVPGVFIGVNVTGMFYLQHVANMSPAATGMLMLPWSVASFIAITATGRYFNRIGPRPLIVIGCLLQATGILLLINISSATLLPAVAFTLMGAGGSLCSSTAQSSAFLTTRREEMPDASALWNLNRQLSFFAGALLLAQVLNLAQAWLPPLAAWHGMFIFAAGMTLLPVLYVFRLNNSQVLTQLRQENS, encoded by the coding sequence ATGACGTATCGCAGCAAAGTCGCCGTTGTTTATCTGCTGGGCTTTTTTCTTGATTTGATCAACATGTTCATTGCCAGCGTCGCGTTCCCGGCAATGGCTCACGCCTTTAACGCCACGCCTTCGGCCCTTACCTGGGTTAGTAACGGGTACATTGCCGGCCTGACGCTGGTGATCCCGTTTAGCAGCGTGCTCACGCGCCGCATCGGGCCCAAGCGCGTCATCCTGCTCTCGCTTTTTCTGTTCAGCGCAGCCTCCGCAGCGGCGGGCCTGTCTGCAACGCTTGAAAGTCTGATCGCCTGGCGAATGATCCAGGGCGTGGGAGGAGGCTTACTGATCCCCGTTGGACAGGCGCTGACCTGGCAACAGTATAAGCCTCACGAGCGTGCCAGACTCTCCTCGGCGGTGATGCTGGTCGCGCTGCTTGCCCCGGCCTGCTCCCCGGCTGTCGGCGGCGTGCTGGTGCAGACGCTGGGCTGGCGATGGATATTTTTCGCCACGCTACCGGTCGCTATCGTGACCTTTGTTCTGGCCTGTCTGTGGCTTAAACACGAAAAACCCACGATGAAAGCGGCCAGACTGCTAAACCTGCCCTTGCTCACGGACCCGCTTTTACGTTTTTCCATGCTTGTCTATTTATGCGTTCCTGGCGTATTTATTGGGGTGAACGTCACGGGCATGTTTTATCTTCAGCACGTGGCGAACATGAGCCCAGCCGCAACGGGGATGCTCATGCTGCCGTGGTCCGTGGCATCGTTTATCGCCATCACGGCAACGGGACGTTATTTTAACCGTATCGGTCCCCGGCCGCTGATCGTCATCGGCTGCCTGTTGCAGGCCACGGGTATCCTGCTATTGATTAACATCAGTTCGGCTACGCTGCTGCCTGCCGTTGCGTTTACCCTGATGGGCGCGGGAGGAAGCCTGTGCAGCAGTACGGCTCAGAGCAGCGCGTTTCTGACAACGCGCCGGGAAGAGATGCCCGATGCCAGCGCGCTGTGGAATCTCAATCGTCAGCTGAGCTTTTTTGCCGGTGCCCTGCTGCTTGCCCAAGTGCTGAACCTGGCTCAGGCGTGGCTGCCACCGCTCGCCGCCTGGCACGGGATGTTTATTTTTGCAGCAGGCATGACCTTGCTGCCTGTACTGTATGTTTTTCGTCTTAACAATTCGCAGGTGCTCACCCAGCTGCGACAGGAGAATTCATGA
- a CDS encoding DUF4440 domain-containing protein, translating into MTPFEHDIIDLHIALEDWLGKGEGDSDALHARFRPDFLMIPPGGVHIDYDGLVSFLEKQRGSRPGLKIVIDELTTRQAWPHGAVLHYRETQTRPDQPVNVRWSTAVLNQEGDRIVWRLLHETATQP; encoded by the coding sequence ATGACGCCTTTCGAACACGACATTATCGACCTCCACATTGCGCTTGAAGACTGGTTAGGCAAAGGTGAAGGTGATTCCGACGCCCTGCACGCCCGTTTTCGTCCCGATTTTCTGATGATCCCGCCGGGCGGCGTTCATATCGACTATGACGGCCTTGTCAGCTTTCTGGAAAAACAGCGCGGAAGCCGTCCCGGACTGAAGATCGTCATTGATGAATTAACTACGCGCCAGGCGTGGCCTCACGGCGCGGTACTCCATTACCGGGAGACGCAAACCCGGCCGGACCAGCCCGTTAACGTGCGCTGGTCAACCGCAGTGCTCAACCAGGAAGGCGATCGGATAGTGTGGCGTCTGCTGCACGAGACGGCGACGCAACCGTAA
- the rpoS gene encoding RNA polymerase sigma factor RpoS, whose product MSQNTLKVHDLNEDAEFDENGVEAFDEKALVEEEPSDNDLAEEELLSQGATQRVLDATQLYLGEIGYSPLLTAEEEVYFARRALRGDVASRRRMIESNLRLVVKIARRYGNRGLALLDLIEEGNLGLIRAVEKFDPERGFRFSTYATWWIRQTIERAIMNQTRTIRLPIHIVKELNVYLRTARELSHKLDHEPSAEEIAEQLDKPVDDVSRMLRLNERITSVDTPLGGDSEKALLDILADEKDNGPEDTTQDDDMKQSIVKWLFELNAKQREVLARRFGLLGYEAATLEDVGREIGLTRERVRQIQVEGLRRLREILQGQGLNIEALFRE is encoded by the coding sequence ATGAGTCAGAATACGCTGAAAGTTCATGATTTAAATGAAGACGCGGAATTTGATGAGAACGGAGTAGAGGCTTTTGACGAAAAAGCCTTAGTAGAAGAGGAACCCAGTGATAACGATTTGGCTGAAGAAGAGCTGTTATCGCAGGGTGCCACACAGCGTGTACTGGACGCGACTCAGCTTTACCTTGGGGAGATTGGTTACTCCCCACTGCTAACGGCCGAAGAAGAAGTCTATTTCGCACGTCGTGCTTTGCGTGGTGATGTCGCCTCGCGTCGTCGCATGATTGAAAGTAACCTGCGACTGGTCGTGAAAATTGCCCGCCGTTACGGCAATCGTGGTCTGGCTCTGCTGGATCTGATTGAAGAGGGCAACCTGGGTCTCATCCGCGCAGTTGAGAAGTTTGACCCGGAACGCGGGTTCCGTTTCTCAACCTACGCGACCTGGTGGATTCGTCAGACCATCGAACGGGCTATTATGAACCAGACCCGTACGATCCGCCTGCCGATCCACATCGTCAAAGAGTTGAACGTTTATCTGCGCACCGCGCGCGAGTTGTCCCATAAACTGGACCACGAGCCAAGCGCAGAAGAAATTGCCGAACAACTCGATAAACCGGTTGATGACGTAAGCCGTATGCTGCGTCTCAACGAGCGCATTACCTCCGTTGACACCCCGCTGGGTGGCGACTCCGAAAAAGCGCTGCTGGACATCCTGGCCGATGAAAAAGACAACGGCCCGGAAGACACCACGCAGGACGATGACATGAAACAGAGCATCGTCAAATGGCTGTTCGAACTGAACGCCAAACAGCGTGAAGTGCTGGCACGTCGTTTCGGTTTACTGGGGTATGAAGCTGCGACACTGGAAGACGTCGGCCGCGAAATTGGCCTGACCCGTGAACGTGTTCGTCAGATTCAGGTTGAAGGTCTGCGCCGCCTGCGTGAAATCCTGCAGGGGCAAGGTCTGAATATCGAAGCGCTGTTCCGCGAATAA
- the nlpD gene encoding murein hydrolase activator NlpD translates to MSAGSPKFTISRVAALSLVSLWLAGCTSSNNAPAPVSSVGGNSGSGNTSSGMLITPPPKMGTAAPQKTPQIQPVQHPVTQPMQVQPVEQPVQTQNGRIVYNRQYGNIPKGSYTGGSTYTVKRGDTLFYIAWITGNDFRDLAQRNNVQAPYGLEVGQTLQVGNATGTPLTPGNTVSAADVTAQNNSVKPAQKSTTVVASQPVITYSEDSGDQTANKMLPNNKGTATAVTAPVTAPVVSSTEPTASSMTSSSPISAWRWPTDGKVIENFSSSEGGNKGIDIAGSKGQAIIATADGRVVYAGNALRGYGNLIIIKHNDDYLSAYAHNDTMLVREQQEVKAGQKIATMGSTGTSSTRLHFEIRYKGKSVNPLQYLPQR, encoded by the coding sequence ATGAGCGCGGGAAGCCCTAAATTCACCATCAGCCGTGTTGCGGCATTATCACTGGTTTCGCTCTGGCTGGCAGGTTGTACAAGTTCTAACAACGCGCCTGCGCCCGTCAGTTCCGTCGGCGGAAACAGCGGCTCCGGTAACACGTCCAGCGGAATGTTAATCACGCCGCCACCTAAAATGGGAACGGCTGCGCCGCAGAAAACGCCACAAATTCAGCCTGTGCAACATCCTGTTACACAGCCAATGCAGGTTCAGCCAGTTGAACAACCTGTTCAGACCCAAAATGGCCGCATAGTCTATAACCGCCAGTATGGGAACATTCCGAAAGGCAGCTACACCGGTGGCAGCACCTATACCGTGAAACGCGGCGATACGCTGTTCTACATTGCGTGGATCACCGGGAACGATTTCCGTGACCTCGCGCAGCGCAATAACGTCCAGGCCCCATACGGTCTGGAAGTCGGGCAAACGCTCCAGGTGGGTAACGCGACGGGCACGCCGCTGACCCCTGGCAACACCGTTTCAGCGGCCGATGTGACGGCGCAGAATAACAGCGTTAAGCCTGCACAAAAATCCACCACGGTGGTTGCTTCACAACCTGTAATTACGTATTCTGAGGATTCAGGTGATCAGACTGCTAACAAAATGTTGCCGAATAATAAAGGGACTGCGACTGCTGTCACAGCACCGGTTACGGCACCTGTGGTTAGCTCTACTGAACCGACTGCCAGCAGTATGACCTCCAGTTCGCCGATTTCTGCGTGGCGCTGGCCAACTGACGGCAAGGTTATCGAAAACTTCTCTTCCTCCGAAGGGGGAAATAAAGGGATCGATATCGCAGGGAGTAAAGGACAGGCTATCATCGCGACCGCAGACGGACGCGTTGTGTATGCCGGTAACGCTCTGCGCGGTTACGGTAATCTTATTATCATCAAACATAACGATGATTACCTGAGTGCCTACGCCCATAACGACACAATGCTGGTCCGGGAACAACAAGAAGTTAAGGCGGGGCAAAAAATCGCTACCATGGGTAGCACCGGAACCAGTTCTACACGCTTGCATTTTGAAATTCGTTACAAGGGGAAATCCGTAAACCCGCTGCAGTACTTGCCGCAGCGATAA
- a CDS encoding protein-L-isoaspartate(D-aspartate) O-methyltransferase codes for MVNKRVQTLLEQLRAQGIRDEHVLEALAQVPREKFVDEAFEHKAWENVALPIGQGQTISQPYMVARMTELLELTPDSRVLEIGTGSGYQTAILAHLVHHVCSVERIKGLQWQARRRLKQLDLHNVSTRHGDGWQGWKARAPFDAIIVTAAPPEIPAALLSQLDEGGILVLPVGDEQQLLKRVRRRGGEYIIDTVEAVRFVPLVKGELA; via the coding sequence ATGGTAAACAAACGTGTACAAACTCTTCTGGAACAACTCCGCGCGCAGGGGATCCGCGACGAGCACGTGCTTGAAGCGCTTGCTCAGGTTCCGCGTGAGAAATTTGTAGACGAGGCGTTTGAACACAAAGCGTGGGAAAACGTGGCGCTGCCCATCGGGCAGGGCCAGACGATTTCGCAGCCTTATATGGTAGCGCGGATGACGGAGCTGCTGGAGCTGACGCCCGACTCCCGCGTGCTGGAGATTGGCACCGGGTCGGGGTATCAGACTGCGATCCTGGCGCATCTGGTGCACCATGTATGCTCCGTTGAGCGGATTAAAGGTTTACAGTGGCAGGCGCGTCGTCGCCTGAAACAACTTGATTTACATAATGTTTCGACACGACACGGTGATGGATGGCAGGGTTGGAAAGCTCGCGCCCCGTTTGACGCCATCATCGTGACGGCGGCCCCGCCTGAAATTCCAGCTGCCCTGTTATCGCAGCTGGATGAGGGGGGCATTCTGGTTCTGCCTGTCGGGGACGAGCAGCAGCTGTTGAAGCGCGTTCGTCGGCGCGGCGGCGAGTATATTATCGACACCGTGGAAGCCGTGCGCTTTGTGCCTCTGGTGAAGGGGGAGTTGGCCTGA
- the surE gene encoding 5'/3'-nucleotidase SurE — MRILLSNDDGIHAPGIQTLAKHLREFADVQVVAPDRNRSGASNSLTLESSLRTFTFENGDIAVQMGTPTDCVFLGVNALMRPRPDIVVSGINAGPNLGDDVIYSGTVAAAMEGRHLGFPALAVSLNGYTHYDTAAAVTCSILRALGREPLRTGRILNINVPDLPLDEIKGIRVTRCGSRHPADQVIPQQDPRGNTLYWIGPPGDKCDAGPDTDFAAVEEGYVSVTPLHVDLTAYSAHDVVSGWLDRAGVNAQW; from the coding sequence ATGCGAATATTGCTGAGTAACGATGACGGGATCCACGCGCCGGGTATTCAGACCCTGGCGAAACACCTCCGTGAATTTGCGGATGTGCAGGTCGTGGCACCCGATCGTAACCGCAGTGGAGCGTCTAACTCGCTGACGCTGGAGTCGTCGCTTCGCACCTTTACCTTTGAAAATGGCGATATTGCCGTGCAGATGGGCACGCCAACCGACTGTGTTTTTCTGGGCGTGAACGCGCTGATGCGTCCGCGTCCGGATATCGTTGTCTCCGGCATTAACGCCGGTCCTAACCTCGGCGATGACGTGATTTACTCCGGTACCGTGGCGGCCGCAATGGAAGGGCGCCATCTGGGCTTCCCGGCGCTGGCGGTCTCGTTGAACGGCTACACGCACTACGACACCGCCGCTGCGGTGACCTGTTCGATCCTGCGGGCGCTCGGCCGCGAGCCGTTGCGTACCGGGCGCATCCTCAACATCAACGTGCCGGATCTTCCTCTCGATGAAATTAAAGGCATTCGCGTCACCCGTTGCGGAAGCCGACATCCTGCCGATCAGGTGATCCCGCAGCAGGATCCGCGCGGCAACACGCTTTACTGGATTGGCCCTCCTGGCGATAAGTGCGATGCGGGGCCAGATACCGACTTTGCCGCCGTAGAAGAAGGCTATGTTTCGGTTACCCCGCTGCACGTAGATTTAACCGCGTATAGCGCGCATGATGTGGTGTCGGGCTGGCTGGATCGCGCAGGAGTGAACGCGCAATGGTAA
- the truD gene encoding tRNA pseudouridine(13) synthase TruD, whose translation MTDFDNLTYLHGKPQGNGVLKASPEDFLVVEDLGFEPDGEGEHILVRILKNGCNTRFVADALAKFLKIHAREVSFAGQKDKHAVTEQWLCARVPGNTMPDLSKFELEGCKVLEFARHKRKLRLGALKGNDFTLVLREVTHREDVEKRLNAISERGVPNYFGAQRFGIGGSNLQGALRWAQSDAPVRDRNKRSFWLSAARSALFNQIVSERLKKPDANQVVVGDALQLAGRGSWFVATAEEMADVQSRVDAKALMITAALPGTGDWGTQGDALAAEQAAVADAPELQSLLVREKVDAARRAMLLYPQQLSWNWWDDVTVELRFWLPAGSFATSVVRELINTSGDYANIAE comes from the coding sequence ATGACAGACTTCGACAACCTGACATACCTGCACGGTAAACCGCAGGGGAACGGGGTGCTGAAAGCCAGCCCTGAAGACTTCCTCGTGGTAGAGGATCTGGGCTTTGAGCCGGATGGCGAAGGCGAACATATCCTGGTGCGTATTCTGAAAAATGGCTGCAATACCCGCTTTGTGGCCGACGCGCTGGCAAAATTCCTTAAAATTCATGCCCGCGAAGTGAGCTTTGCCGGGCAGAAAGATAAACACGCCGTCACTGAACAGTGGCTCTGCGCGCGCGTTCCCGGTAATACGATGCCTGATTTAAGCAAATTTGAGCTTGAGGGTTGTAAGGTACTGGAATTCGCTCGCCACAAGCGCAAACTGCGTCTGGGGGCGTTGAAGGGTAACGACTTTACGCTGGTGCTGCGGGAAGTGACCCACCGCGAAGACGTTGAAAAACGTCTGAACGCTATCAGTGAACGCGGCGTGCCGAACTACTTTGGCGCGCAGCGCTTTGGTATTGGCGGCAGCAACCTGCAGGGTGCGCTGCGCTGGGCGCAAAGCGATGCACCGGTGCGGGACAGGAATAAACGCAGTTTTTGGTTGTCGGCGGCCCGCAGTGCGTTGTTTAATCAGATTGTGAGCGAAAGGCTGAAAAAACCGGACGCGAATCAAGTTGTTGTTGGCGATGCGCTACAATTAGCGGGACGCGGAAGCTGGTTTGTGGCAACGGCCGAAGAAATGGCCGATGTGCAGTCGCGCGTGGACGCAAAAGCGCTGATGATTACCGCCGCGCTGCCCGGTACGGGCGACTGGGGAACACAGGGCGACGCGCTGGCCGCCGAGCAAGCAGCCGTAGCGGATGCGCCAGAACTGCAATCCTTGCTGGTGCGGGAAAAAGTCGACGCGGCACGCCGCGCAATGCTGCTCTATCCGCAGCAGTTAAGCTGGAACTGGTGGGATGACGTAACCGTCGAGTTACGCTTCTGGCTGCCGGCAGGTAGCTTTGCCACCAGTGTTGTCAGGGAACTTATCAACACCTCGGGTGATTATGCGAATATTGCTGAGTAA
- the ispF gene encoding 2-C-methyl-D-erythritol 2,4-cyclodiphosphate synthase has translation MRIGHGFDVHAFGGEGPIIIGGVRIPYEKGLLAHSDGDVALHALTDALLGAAALGDIGKLFPDTDPAFKGADSRELLREAWRRIQAKGYTLGNVDVTIIAQAPKMLPHIPQMRVFIAEDLGCHMDDVNVKATTTEKLGFTGRGEGIACEAVALLVKASK, from the coding sequence ATGCGAATTGGACACGGTTTTGATGTACACGCCTTTGGCGGAGAAGGCCCAATTATCATTGGCGGCGTGCGCATTCCTTATGAAAAAGGACTGCTGGCACATTCTGATGGCGACGTGGCGCTGCATGCGCTGACCGACGCGCTGCTGGGCGCTGCCGCGCTGGGTGATATCGGCAAGCTGTTCCCGGACACCGACCCGGCATTTAAAGGCGCGGACAGCCGCGAACTGCTGCGCGAAGCGTGGCGTCGCATTCAGGCGAAAGGTTACACCCTCGGCAACGTCGACGTGACGATTATTGCCCAGGCCCCGAAAATGCTGCCGCACATTCCGCAGATGCGCGTGTTTATTGCAGAAGATCTGGGCTGCCATATGGACGACGTGAACGTGAAAGCGACGACGACCGAGAAGCTGGGCTTTACCGGGCGTGGCGAAGGGATTGCCTGTGAAGCCGTGGCGCTGCTGGTGAAGGCGAGCAAATGA